A region of Carassius auratus strain Wakin chromosome 41, ASM336829v1, whole genome shotgun sequence DNA encodes the following proteins:
- the LOC113059741 gene encoding GA-binding protein subunit beta-2-like isoform X1 produces the protein MSLVDLGKRLLEAARKGQDDEVRSLMANGAPFTTDWLGTSPLHLAAQYGHYSTAEVLLRAGVSRDARTKVDRTPLHMAAAEGHSSIVELLVKSGADINAKDMLKMTALHWATEHGHRGVVELLIKYGADTHALSKFDKTPFNIAVDRGNTEMMLLLQEGMQNQVNMNPERTILGSTSPATSSPQFIISSSGVVNLSDIVLTNAKANAAGAAETGIAADSVDSAIQHLVGEDGQRVITIVTDQQGNLQTGNLGQKFFVTMQGQQMVAVPAGQIAEEIITEDTKPVPTRKRKFESTVNHTDLKHKEPTEKDSRELLERQLKEANRKAQEYRQQLIRKEQEAEEYRLKLEAIANGQTNGTSTEPQEEVVLQEEEEEEVVGEEEVVMLPEGAIIIKEEPLDSTAGETVTLVETADITASSESMP, from the exons ATGTCGCTTGTGGATTTGGGAAAGCGTTTGTTGGAGGCAGCACGCAAAGGACAGGATGATGAAGTGAGGTCACTTATGGCCAATGGAGCTCCTTTTACTACAGACTGG CTGGGAACCTCACCGCTTCATTTAGCAGCGCAGTACGGGCACTACTCCACTGCTGAGGTGCTTCTCCGTGCCGGCGTGAGTAGAGATGCCCGCACTAAAGTGGATCGGACCCCCCTCCACATGGCTGCGGCAGAGGGCCACTCAAGCATCGTTGAGCTGTTGGTCAAG AGTGGAGCAGACATCAATGCCAAAGACATGCTGAAAATGACCGCCCTGCACTGGGCTACAGAACATGGGCACAGGGGAGTCGTGGAGCTGTTGATCAAATACGGCGCTGATACTCATGCCCTCAGCAAGTTTGACAAGACGCCTTTTAACATTGCAGTGGACCGAGGAAACACAGAGATGATGCTATTGTTACAG GAGGGAATGCAGAACCAAGTGAATATGAATCCAGAGAGGACTATCCTAGGCAGCACATCACCCGCCACATCCAGCCCTCAGTTCATCATCTCTTCCTCTGGAGTCGTCAATCTCTCTGATATTGTTCTCACTAATGCTAAGGCTAACGCAG CAGGAGCTGCAGAGACTGGGATTGCTGCTGATTCGGTAGATTCTGCCATCCAGCATCTTGTAGGGGAGGATGGCCAGAGAGTCATCACCATAGTAACCGACCAACAGGGAAACCTGCAGACTGGCAACTTGGGACAGAAATTCTTTGTCACAATGCAGGGGCAGCAAA TGGTTGCAGTGCCAGCGGGTCAGATTGCAGAGGAGATCATAACAGAGGACACCAAACCAGTCCCAACACGGAAGCGGAAATTTGAATCAACCGTCAACCACACAGATCTTAAACACAAG GAGCCCACTGAGAAGGACAGTCGGGAACTACTGGAACGGCAGCTGAAAGAAGCAAACAGAAAAGCCCAGGAGTACAGACAGCAGTTAATAAGAAAGGAACAGGAAGCTGAGGAGTACAGGCTTAAACTAGAGGCTATTGCCAACGGGCAGACCAATGGCACCAGCACAGAGCCCCAAGAGGAAGTGGTGctccaggaagaggaagaggaggaggtggtTGGCGAAGAGGAAGTTGTCATGTTGCCAGAAGGGGCCATCATCATTAAAGAGGAGCCCCTTGACTCAACAGCAGGAGAAACAGTAACGCTAGTGGAGACTGCAGATATTACAGCCAGCTCAGAGAGTATGCCATAG
- the LOC113059741 gene encoding GA-binding protein subunit beta-2-like isoform X2: MSLVDLGKRLLEAARKGQDDEVRSLMANGAPFTTDWLGTSPLHLAAQYGHYSTAEVLLRAGVSRDARTKVDRTPLHMAAAEGHSSIVELLVKSGADINAKDMLKMTALHWATEHGHRGVVELLIKYGADTHALSKFDKTPFNIAVDRGNTEMMLLLQEGMQNQVNMNPERTILGSTSPATSSPQFIISSSGVVNLSDIVLTNAKANAGAAETGIAADSVDSAIQHLVGEDGQRVITIVTDQQGNLQTGNLGQKFFVTMQGQQMVAVPAGQIAEEIITEDTKPVPTRKRKFESTVNHTDLKHKEPTEKDSRELLERQLKEANRKAQEYRQQLIRKEQEAEEYRLKLEAIANGQTNGTSTEPQEEVVLQEEEEEEVVGEEEVVMLPEGAIIIKEEPLDSTAGETVTLVETADITASSESMP; the protein is encoded by the exons ATGTCGCTTGTGGATTTGGGAAAGCGTTTGTTGGAGGCAGCACGCAAAGGACAGGATGATGAAGTGAGGTCACTTATGGCCAATGGAGCTCCTTTTACTACAGACTGG CTGGGAACCTCACCGCTTCATTTAGCAGCGCAGTACGGGCACTACTCCACTGCTGAGGTGCTTCTCCGTGCCGGCGTGAGTAGAGATGCCCGCACTAAAGTGGATCGGACCCCCCTCCACATGGCTGCGGCAGAGGGCCACTCAAGCATCGTTGAGCTGTTGGTCAAG AGTGGAGCAGACATCAATGCCAAAGACATGCTGAAAATGACCGCCCTGCACTGGGCTACAGAACATGGGCACAGGGGAGTCGTGGAGCTGTTGATCAAATACGGCGCTGATACTCATGCCCTCAGCAAGTTTGACAAGACGCCTTTTAACATTGCAGTGGACCGAGGAAACACAGAGATGATGCTATTGTTACAG GAGGGAATGCAGAACCAAGTGAATATGAATCCAGAGAGGACTATCCTAGGCAGCACATCACCCGCCACATCCAGCCCTCAGTTCATCATCTCTTCCTCTGGAGTCGTCAATCTCTCTGATATTGTTCTCACTAATGCTAAGGCTAACGCAG GAGCTGCAGAGACTGGGATTGCTGCTGATTCGGTAGATTCTGCCATCCAGCATCTTGTAGGGGAGGATGGCCAGAGAGTCATCACCATAGTAACCGACCAACAGGGAAACCTGCAGACTGGCAACTTGGGACAGAAATTCTTTGTCACAATGCAGGGGCAGCAAA TGGTTGCAGTGCCAGCGGGTCAGATTGCAGAGGAGATCATAACAGAGGACACCAAACCAGTCCCAACACGGAAGCGGAAATTTGAATCAACCGTCAACCACACAGATCTTAAACACAAG GAGCCCACTGAGAAGGACAGTCGGGAACTACTGGAACGGCAGCTGAAAGAAGCAAACAGAAAAGCCCAGGAGTACAGACAGCAGTTAATAAGAAAGGAACAGGAAGCTGAGGAGTACAGGCTTAAACTAGAGGCTATTGCCAACGGGCAGACCAATGGCACCAGCACAGAGCCCCAAGAGGAAGTGGTGctccaggaagaggaagaggaggaggtggtTGGCGAAGAGGAAGTTGTCATGTTGCCAGAAGGGGCCATCATCATTAAAGAGGAGCCCCTTGACTCAACAGCAGGAGAAACAGTAACGCTAGTGGAGACTGCAGATATTACAGCCAGCTCAGAGAGTATGCCATAG
- the LOC113059742 gene encoding elongator complex protein 6-like gives MFPELNSILNATPDGFKSSDFILVSDRRADASFLIHHHLSFYLRAGCKVCFLGLVQSFSHYSAVGQRLGVSLAQAREKGQLVFLEGLKNSIGVVLQEDTSQETQPLSYLRTPGAGLEGLFRFVDRCVRQRGDGDAGESWGPPVLLIDDLSVLLSLGVSVGAILDFTLYCQATVCSELQGNMVILVRCEEDADDDEEGSNLLQRGLVHQCNLALHVEGLPTGYCRDIHGQMSVWWRQGGETIYNQRKIFHFKLHDKGASFFARGTSSAVL, from the exons ATGTTCCCAGAATTGAACAGTATTCTCAATGCCACTCCAGACGGTTTCAAATCG AGTGACTTTATCCTGGTGTCAGACAGACGAGCTGATGCATCATTCCTCATCCATCACCATCTGTCTTTCTATTTACGTG CTGGCTGTAAGGTGTGTTTTTTGGGTCTTGTGCAGTCCTTTAGTCACTACAGTGCTGTCGGTCAGAGGCTG GGAGTGAGTCTGGCCCAGGCAAGAGAGAAGGGCCAGTTGGTGTTTCTTGAAGGACTGAAGAATTCTATCGGAGTTGTATTACAGGAGGACACCAGTCAGGAGACGCAACCCTTGAGTTATCTCAG gaccCCAGGTGCTGGACTGGAAGGTCTGTTCAGATTTGTGGACCGTTGTGTGCGTCAGAGAGGAGATGGTGATGCTGGTGAATCATGGGGTCCTCCAGTGTTACTCATAGATGATCTCAGTGTGCTCCTGAGTTTAGGAGTTAGTGTTGGAGCAATACTAGACTTTACCCTCTACTGCCAAGCCACCGTGTGCTCTGAGTTACAG GGAAATATGGTTATTCTGGTGAGATGTGAGGAGGAtgcagatgatgatgaagagggaTCAAACCTGCTGCAGAGGGGACTAGTTCATCAGTGTAACTTGGCTTTACATGTAGAGGGGTTACCAACAGGCTACTGCAGGGACATACATGGACAG atGTCAGTTTGGTGGCGACAGGGAGGAGAGACCATCTACAACCAAcgaaaaatatttcattttaaactcCACGATAAAGGAGCCTCGTTTTTCGCTCGAGGGACTTCTAGTGCTGTTCTCTGA
- the LOC113059738 gene encoding tyrosyl-DNA phosphodiesterase 2 isoform X1 translates to MDETTCSSHTCSRELLVYCSDTAPCLVDTIVKGKTRKKNKKGKKRQSAACQMKTDSECTLVTAEQLSPSQHLPEHLEKRSAGSKNKKKSQKTRIILPATSQASSAYQEEPSGSQKASAQSACDQSTQTESPQLQSFQTLSTQTPPIQGIHSPPTESKSTQTKHSSFPLQQAYWGRSFTDQSTDEQETQSSSRNRHLTVLSWNIDCLDSENISHRVKGLLSQFGKYRADVVLLQELVPGCLTILQNIMKDYQVLQGSEDGYFTAILLRKDRVQLLQSNIVKYPTTEMGRNLLIAHVSFLGHPLCIMTSHLESCKSNSQERLNQLRRVWKWIKEAPEDHTVIFGGDTNLRDWEVKKLGGLPYGISDVWEMLGEPEESKYTWDTSINDNKEIPHSICLRFDRLFLRAAAEGAQLRPESMTLIGLEKLKCDYFISDHWGILCTFKFEASEEQRVND, encoded by the exons ATGGATGAAACAACCTGCTCAAG TCATACCTGCTCAAGAGAGCTCCTTGTGTACTGTAGTGACACTGCACCATGTCTTGTGGATACCATAGTTAAGGGGAAAACtaggaagaaaaacaaaaagggtAAAAAGAGACAGAGTGCTGCATGTCAAATGAAAACAGACAGTGAGTGCACTCTAGTCACTGCTGAACAGTTATCACCCTCACAACACCTGCCTGAGCACCTTGAAAAAAGGTCTGCAGGATCGAAGAACAAAAAGAAGAGCCAAAAAACAAGAATCATTTTGCCTGCAACTTCACAGGCAAGCTCCGCTTATCAAGAAGAGCCCAGCGGTTCACAGAAAGCATCAGCTCAGTCTGCCTGCGACCAGTCAACACAGACTGAGTCTCCTCAACTCCAGTCTTTCCAAACGCTGTCAACACAAACCCCTCCAATCCAGGGTATACACTCTCCACCAACAGAATCCAAGTCAACCCAGACAAAACATTCTAGTTTTCCCTTACAACAGGCATACTGGGGAAGATCTTTCACAGATCAGTCGACTGATGAACAGGAAACCCAGTCCAGCTCCAGAAACAGACATCTAACTGTGTTATCCTGGAATATAGATTGCCTCGATTCAGAGAATATCTCTCACCGGGTCAAAGGCCTACTGTCACAATTTGGAAA GTACCGTGCAGATGTAGTACTGTTACAAGAGCTTGTTCCTGGTTGTTTGACGATATTACAGAACATTATGAAAGACTATCAGGTTCTGCAAG GAAGTGAGGATGGCTATTTCACTGCCATTTTGCTCAGAAAGGACAGAGTGCAGTTGCTCCAGAGCAACATAGTGAAGTACCCCACCACAGAGATGGGTAGGAACCTGCTGATAGCACAC GTGAGTTTTTTAGGGCATCCACTATGCATTATGACATCTCATTTGGAGAGCTGTAAGTCCAACTCTCAAGAACGCTTGAATCAGCTGCGGAGAGTCTGGAAATGGATCAAAGAAGCTCCAGAGGACCACACAGTTATATTTGGAGGAGATACCAACCTTAGAGATTGGGAG GTGAAGAAGCTCGGGGGGCTGCCGTATGGTATCTCTGATGTGTGGGAGATGCTGGGGGAACCAGAGGAAAGCAAATACACCTGGGACACATCCATTAATGATAACAAAGAAATCCCTCATTCTATATGCCTGCGTTTTGACAGACTGTTCCTCAGAGCAGCCGCCGAGGGTGCCCAGCTACGGCCAGAAAGCATGACCCTGATTGGTCTGGAGAAGCTGAAGTGTGACTATTTCATCAGCGATCACTGGGGCATCCTTTGTACCTTCAAGTTTGAGGCGTCAGAAGAGCAGCGTGTCAATGATTGA
- the LOC113059472 gene encoding succinate-semialdehyde dehydrogenase, mitochondrial-like yields the protein MGSLYLSRGRCILRQVFSGLPMMLQRPYSLGNDTSLLGVSAQLLRTQAFIEGRWVSAASTFPVLDPATGEEIVKVSDCGTKEAQDAVNAAYKAFHPWKSHTAKERSILLRKWFDLINQHKEDLAKLITAESGKPMKESVGEMTYSASFLEWFSEEARRVYGDIVAPPAKDRKILLLKQPVGVASIITPWNFPSAMITRKVGAALAVGCTVVVKPAEDTPLSALALAELSVQAGIPPGVFNVVPCSREKTPAVGELLCTDPLVAKISFTGSTATGKILLRHAAGTVKRVSMELGGHAPFIVFDSADVDKAVAGAMASKFRNSGQTCVCSNRFLVQSGIHDAFMEKLAKAMDAELKVGHGSEPTTTQGPLINTRAAEKVENQIADAVSLGAVIVRGGKRLEGSFMQPTLLSSVNTDMLCMREETFGPLIPVVKFNTEQEALAIANASPVGLAGYFYSRDISQIWRVAEQMEVGMVGVNEGLISTTEASFGGIKQSGLGREGSKYGIDEYLEIKYMCLGGLSL from the exons ATGggcagtttatatctctcaagAGGTCGGTGTATTCTCCGGCAGGTGTTCTCTGGCTTACCCATGATGCTGCAGCGGCCCTACAGCCTCGgt aacgacacatcactactcGGTGTGTCAGCGCAGCTCCTGCGGACTCAAGCCTTCATAGAAGGGCGCTGGGTCTCCGCTGCATCCACGTTCCCCGTGTTAGATCCAGCCACGGGAGAAGAGATCGTGAAGGTGTCAGACTGCGGTACAAAGGAAGCTCAAGACGCTGTCAATGCTGCGTACAAAGCGTTTCACCCGTGGAAGAGTCACACAGCCAAG GAGAGAAGCATTTTGCTGCGGAAGTGGTTTGATCTGATCAATCAGCACAAGGAAGATCTTGCCAAGTTGATCACAGCCGAGTCT GGGAAGCCTATGAAGGAGTCTGTTGGTGAGATGACATATTCTGCCTCCTTTCTGGAGTGGTTTTCTGAAGAGGCCAGGCGTGTGTATGGAGATATTGTCGCACCTCCAGCCAAGGACCGCAAGATCCTGTTACTCAAGCAGCCGGTGGGAGTGGCTTCCATCATTACACCT TGGAATTTCCCCAGTGCCATGATCACCAGGAAGGTAGGCGCAGCGCTTGCGGTGGGCTGCACTGTGGTGGTGAAGCCGGCTGAGGACACGCCTCTCTCTGCGCTGGCCCTTGCTGAG CTGTCAGTTCAGGCTGGCATTCCTCCTGGGGTGTTTAATGTGGTGCCCTGTTCAAGAGAAAAGACCCCTGCTGTTGGGGAGCTGCTCTGCACAGACCCTCTCGTGGCCAAAATCTCATTTACTGGCTCCACAGCCACTGGCAAG ATACTACTAAGACACGCTGCAGGAACTGTTAAAAGGGTGTCCATGGAGTTGGGAGGACACGCCCCCTTTATTGTATTTGACAGTGCTGATGTAGATAAAGCCGTTGCTGGAGCGATGGCTTCCAAATTCAGGAACTCAGGCCAG ACCTGCGTGTGCTCCAACCGCTTTTTGGTGCAGAGTGGCATCCATGATGCTTTCATGGAGAAGCTGGCGAAGGCTATGGATGCCGAACTGAAGGTTGGCCATGGCTCAGAGCCCACCACCACTCAGGGGCCACTCATCAACACTCGTGCTGCAGAGAAG GTGGAGAACCAGATTGCAGATGCTGTGTCACTGGGAGCAGTCATAGTTCGAGGTGGGAAGAGACTGGAGGGCTCCTTTATGCAGCCCACCCTGCTGTCCAGTGTCAACACTGACATGCTCTGCATGCGAGAGGAGACCTTTGGACCCCTTATTCCTGTTGTTAA GTTCAACACAGAACAGGAGGCACTTGCCATTGCCAATGCCTCTCCTGTTGGTTTAGCAG GTTACTTTTACTCCAGAGACATCAGTCAGATCTGGCGGGTGGCTGAgcagatggaggtgggcatggTTGGGGTCAACGAAGGTCTGATCTCCACCACAGAAGCCTCTTTTGGTGGAATCAAACAGTCTGGACTGGGCAGAGAAGGATCCAAATATGGCATTGATGAGTATCTAGAAATAAAGTACATGTGTTTGGGGGGACTCTCGCTTTAA
- the LOC113059738 gene encoding tyrosyl-DNA phosphodiesterase 2 isoform X2, with product MDETTCSSHTCSRELLVYCSDTAPCLVDTIVKGKTRKKNKKGKKRQSAACQMKTDSECTLVTAEQLSPSQHLPEHLEKRSAGSKNKKKSQKTRIILPATSQASSAYQEEPSGSQKASAQSACDQSTQTESPQLQSFQTLSTQTPPIQGIHSPPTESKSTQTKHSSFPLQQAYWGRSFTDQSTDEQETQSSSRNRHLTVLSWNIDCLDSENISHRVKGLLSQFGKYRADVVLLQELVPGCLTILQNIMKDYQVLQGSEDGYFTAILLRKDRVQLLQSNIVKYPTTEMGRNLLIAHVKKLGGLPYGISDVWEMLGEPEESKYTWDTSINDNKEIPHSICLRFDRLFLRAAAEGAQLRPESMTLIGLEKLKCDYFISDHWGILCTFKFEASEEQRVND from the exons ATGGATGAAACAACCTGCTCAAG TCATACCTGCTCAAGAGAGCTCCTTGTGTACTGTAGTGACACTGCACCATGTCTTGTGGATACCATAGTTAAGGGGAAAACtaggaagaaaaacaaaaagggtAAAAAGAGACAGAGTGCTGCATGTCAAATGAAAACAGACAGTGAGTGCACTCTAGTCACTGCTGAACAGTTATCACCCTCACAACACCTGCCTGAGCACCTTGAAAAAAGGTCTGCAGGATCGAAGAACAAAAAGAAGAGCCAAAAAACAAGAATCATTTTGCCTGCAACTTCACAGGCAAGCTCCGCTTATCAAGAAGAGCCCAGCGGTTCACAGAAAGCATCAGCTCAGTCTGCCTGCGACCAGTCAACACAGACTGAGTCTCCTCAACTCCAGTCTTTCCAAACGCTGTCAACACAAACCCCTCCAATCCAGGGTATACACTCTCCACCAACAGAATCCAAGTCAACCCAGACAAAACATTCTAGTTTTCCCTTACAACAGGCATACTGGGGAAGATCTTTCACAGATCAGTCGACTGATGAACAGGAAACCCAGTCCAGCTCCAGAAACAGACATCTAACTGTGTTATCCTGGAATATAGATTGCCTCGATTCAGAGAATATCTCTCACCGGGTCAAAGGCCTACTGTCACAATTTGGAAA GTACCGTGCAGATGTAGTACTGTTACAAGAGCTTGTTCCTGGTTGTTTGACGATATTACAGAACATTATGAAAGACTATCAGGTTCTGCAAG GAAGTGAGGATGGCTATTTCACTGCCATTTTGCTCAGAAAGGACAGAGTGCAGTTGCTCCAGAGCAACATAGTGAAGTACCCCACCACAGAGATGGGTAGGAACCTGCTGATAGCACAC GTGAAGAAGCTCGGGGGGCTGCCGTATGGTATCTCTGATGTGTGGGAGATGCTGGGGGAACCAGAGGAAAGCAAATACACCTGGGACACATCCATTAATGATAACAAAGAAATCCCTCATTCTATATGCCTGCGTTTTGACAGACTGTTCCTCAGAGCAGCCGCCGAGGGTGCCCAGCTACGGCCAGAAAGCATGACCCTGATTGGTCTGGAGAAGCTGAAGTGTGACTATTTCATCAGCGATCACTGGGGCATCCTTTGTACCTTCAAGTTTGAGGCGTCAGAAGAGCAGCGTGTCAATGATTGA